The window ATATGCTGCTTTGTGGCCGTGGTCGGACCGTTAGCGGTACCGAAGCCCATCAGTTGGGACTTGCATCACGAGTGGTCGATGACGACAAGTTAGAGGCAGAAGTTGGCAAGGTGATTCAAGCAATACTGGCAGCCGGCCCGATGGCCGTGGCCGATTGTAAACGTTTGGTACGCGAAGCGTATGCTATGACTCTTGATGCTGGCCTAAATGCGGAGGCAACGAGTTTTGCCCATTGTTTTTCGGGGAATGAGGCTGAGGAGGGAATCAGTGCTTTCCTCGATAAACGGAATCCAGCATTTACGCGGTAACTAAAGAAGTGCCCTAAGAACTTGACCGACAAGGCAAGTCGCCTTAACAATAGAAATGGATTTTATTAGTTTAGTGCCGCCGTCAGCCTTAAAGGAGTACCAAGACTATGGCAATCGAAAAACCCCTGAGCGATTTCTTGAGTAACTTTCAAAAAGACGTTAAGCAGCTTCAAAAGAAGATCAAGCAAGAGACAGATCATCTGGTCAGTAAGGCAAAGACGGCTGCAAACAAGGACAGCATCCAAGCCAAGCGCCAGGAAGTCGAGCACCTGGTTGAGCAAAAGCTGAAGAAGCTGGAGCCCACCATCAACCGCTTCGTTCACGAGCTCAACAACACCGCAAAAAAGGCTGGACTCGATCTGACCGACCTCGAAAAGAAAGTGCGTAGCAATCTCGCTACCGCTCGCGGTCGTCTCGGCAAGTCCGCTGCCAAGGGCAAGAAAGCTGGCGCCAAGGCCAAAAAAGCTGCACCTAAAAAAGCTGCCGCTAAACGCCCTTCTGCGCGTAAAGGTGATGCTGGAGCTGCAAGCGAAGCGTGAGTCTCAACTCTATTCAAGTGGCCAGCGCGAAGTCACCGCTTTTAGCGGTAGAAGATTTGCGCTGGCCATTTTCATGCCCCACGCCGCGTAAGTCCCTGCTCAACTGGTATCGGCGCCACAAACGCGATTTACCCTGGCGCTCCTTGTGGCAAAAGTCTGGTGATCCTTACGTCGTCTGGATCAGTGAGATCATGCTGCAGCAGACGGTGATTAAGGCCGTGATTCCCGTCTATCATCGATTCCTGAATCAGTTTCCGGACCTGAGCGCATTTGCAGCGGCTGACGAAGGTCAGGTACGTGAGGCCGTGCGTGGGCTTGGCTACTATCGGCGCTTCGGTTTCATGCACAAAGCCGCTCGTCAACTCGTAGACGCGGGTAGTGCGTGGCCGCAAACTTTTGCCGCCTGGAGGGCTCTACCTGGCGTGGGCGACTATACTGCAGCCGCGGTTAGCAGCATTGCCTTCGGCGTCGCCGAGGCCGTGGTTGATGGCAATGTCGAAAGGGTATTTTGCCGCCTTTTGGATCTACGGCTACCGCCGAATGAACCGCGGCTTAAACGCGCATTCAAGCGCCTAGCACAGCAGCTACTTGACCACGATCACCCCGGTGATTTTAATCAGGCAGTGATGGAGCTTGGTCAGACCATCTGTACCGTGGGCGAACCTAACTGTGCTGCCTGCCCCCTGAAACGACATTGCCTCGCCTATGAACGCAGCAGCCAATCGTTAGCGCCGGCGGCTAAAATTAAGTCGGGAGCACCCATCGATCGGCGCGCGCAACTTGTGATCCTGTTGCGAGACGGCAAGATTGGCCTCGTCGAAAGACCGGCTACCGCTAGATTTTTGCGTGGGACTGCCGGCTTCCTCACGATGATAGACCACAACGAAGTCGCCATGCAGGCAGACGGATGGCCCGAGGATTCATCCCTGCAACTTTGGCTGCAAAAAAATCGCCAATCCATGAGCACAATCGGTAGGTTTAAGCACACGATTACGAAACATCGTATTCAGGTTGAAGTACTTGTGAGCGACCAGCACCCCAAGCTACACGCCATTAAATGGACACCGATCGCTGAAGTAGAGCGATCTTTGCTCGCTAATTTTGATCGCAAGGCTTGGCAACTGCTACATACCAAAAGACCCCACGCCAAGCATTGAGGTGATTGTGCCCACGTCAGTTCTCACACTGAAAGTTCTCCATCTTGATGACGATCCGTTCGAACTTGAGCGCATCAAAACATCGCTGGAAAACCATGCCCTTGACTGTCAGTTCCAGGTGACCAGCGTGTCCAAACCTGGCGATTTTATCACTGCATTGGATCACGAGCCCGATGTGGTGATTCTCGACGTCCACATCAATGATGAGCACACCAACGGCATTCAGCTAGCGGGTAGCACTAGAGAAAAACTACCAAGCACAGTGATTCTAATGTGCTCAAGTGCCGATGACGTGACGACTATCAAAAATTCTTTGAATGCTCAGGCTGACGACTTCCTATCAAAACGCTCCGATAGGGGCGAGCTCAGCCTCCGCGTGCTCAATTCTTATCAGTTAGCAAGTTTAAAGCGCCCAGCAAAAAAATCCCTGGCGGTTGCCAATTCTAAAAATGCAGACCAACCAGTGGGAGCGACGATAGCAAGTATTAGTGTGCGCATCCCGAGGCTACTTGATTCAGCTGTGTCGGCAGTTTTTATCAGCGGTGAATCGGGTACTGGTAAAGAGGTGGTGGCCGACTTGATAGGCCAGGCGCTGCATGAAGGCACCCCATTCATAAAGGTAAACTGCGGCGCCATTACGCCAAGCCTGCTTGAAAGCGAACTTTTCGGGCACATCAAAGGAGCCTTTACTGGCGCCACTACGGACAAACGTGGACTTTTAGAAAGTGCGTCTGGTGGCTGGATTTTCTTGGATGAAGTTGCAACACTTTCGCCTGCGGCACAAACCGCACTACTACGCGTCTTAGAGAATAAGACTTTGCTACGCGTGGGGTCTCCTAAACCAGTTCAGGTAGACCTGCGCGTACTCTCCGCCACTAACGAGCCTCTCGCTGAGCTGGTCAAGCAAGGGAAATTTCGGGCCGACCTATGGCAGCGTCTACGCGAGACGGAAATTGTGCTGCCTCCCCTGCGGGAACGCCCTGACGAGATTCCGGCATTGGTCGCGCACTTTTGCGACACTATGGCCGGCGGGCCCTATACCATCAGTGGTCCAGCTCTCACGGCACTCTGCGGTGTTAGCTGGCGTGCAGGCAATATCCGCGAGCTGCGCAATTGCCTCAGAGCCATGACGGAGCAGCACGTCAACAAACTATTAACTCCGCTTGCCATACCTGAGCGTATCTGGGACGAAATCGGAGATCAGAGGCCCTCCACTCAGGACCGCGTCGGCAGCCCGGACCCGAGATCCGACGGGCCTTCGGAGACTCGGGACCAGATCGTACTACCGTGGAGCGCGGACAGCCGTTATACTTACGATTACCTCTGTGACTTGCTACTCCTTGACATCACCCGCAAGGTGGCAGATCGACCAGGTCGACTGTCGTTACGTGGATTAGCACAGACCATTGGCATGTCGCGAAGTACCCTATCGACTAGGCTCAAGGCACTGGTTCATCGCAACCTGATCTCCCTGCGCGAGCTGTCTCAGCTTGTAGGGATTAACGAGGTTTAAAGCATTGTTAACAGATAAAATTCAGTTAAGCCGTATCCGGGTCAATGTCATTGTCGGCATCCTGCCCCCAGAGCGCCTGCTGCCGCAGCCGGTTGATATGAGTATCGATTTAAGCCTCGATTTAGAGGAGGCTGGACACAAAGGTGACTTGAGCAAGTCGATCGACTACTCAGAGCTGCTCAAGCAAGTTAGCTTCATTATGCACGCCGGACGCTTTGAGTTACTCGAAACGGCGGCCCTCGCCATCGTCCACTACCTACTTACTCCTACAGCGAATGGAGCCAAGGTCGAGCGCGCGCGCGTGAGTCTATGCAAAAGAAATGCGCCGCGCGTCAGTCCTGCCTTACCAAAAGTCACCATCACACGGGCCAGAGAGCAGGTTAAAACTACCGAAGAAAAACTGGGTGAAGTGACCGTCCAGCAGATTTTCGCCAGCAAATCTGTGGTGATTCAGAGGTTCACTGGTCGGAGCGCAGCGTATCCGACAGCCGAGATTCATCCTAAATTCAAATCCGAGGATCTTGACCTAGGAAACGGCAGTTTGCTGAGGGTCAGAGGGACGGCCGGTTAACGGGCCGAGCGACTGCCTACTAAGTCGCTAGCATGCCCCCATCAACCGGCAATTCTACACCCGTGATCCAACCAGCTGCTTGACTGGCGAGGAACACTACAGCCCAGGCTATGTCTTCTGGTTGGCCCATCCGCCCAATCGGATGCAGTTTGTCTACATCGGGAACGCTCGCGAGGTAACTTTTTTCGTCAGGATAGCGGCCTCGGTACATAGGCGTATCGACTATCGCTGGCAGTACGGCATTGACCCGGATGCGTTCTGAACCCAACTCCAAAGCCAGAGTGCGCGTCAACTGCCCCAGCGCCGC of the Deltaproteobacteria bacterium genome contains:
- a CDS encoding A/G-specific adenine glycosylase — its product is MSLNSIQVASAKSPLLAVEDLRWPFSCPTPRKSLLNWYRRHKRDLPWRSLWQKSGDPYVVWISEIMLQQTVIKAVIPVYHRFLNQFPDLSAFAAADEGQVREAVRGLGYYRRFGFMHKAARQLVDAGSAWPQTFAAWRALPGVGDYTAAAVSSIAFGVAEAVVDGNVERVFCRLLDLRLPPNEPRLKRAFKRLAQQLLDHDHPGDFNQAVMELGQTICTVGEPNCAACPLKRHCLAYERSSQSLAPAAKIKSGAPIDRRAQLVILLRDGKIGLVERPATARFLRGTAGFLTMIDHNEVAMQADGWPEDSSLQLWLQKNRQSMSTIGRFKHTITKHRIQVEVLVSDQHPKLHAIKWTPIAEVERSLLANFDRKAWQLLHTKRPHAKH
- a CDS encoding sigma-54-dependent Fis family transcriptional regulator, whose protein sequence is MPTSVLTLKVLHLDDDPFELERIKTSLENHALDCQFQVTSVSKPGDFITALDHEPDVVILDVHINDEHTNGIQLAGSTREKLPSTVILMCSSADDVTTIKNSLNAQADDFLSKRSDRGELSLRVLNSYQLASLKRPAKKSLAVANSKNADQPVGATIASISVRIPRLLDSAVSAVFISGESGTGKEVVADLIGQALHEGTPFIKVNCGAITPSLLESELFGHIKGAFTGATTDKRGLLESASGGWIFLDEVATLSPAAQTALLRVLENKTLLRVGSPKPVQVDLRVLSATNEPLAELVKQGKFRADLWQRLRETEIVLPPLRERPDEIPALVAHFCDTMAGGPYTISGPALTALCGVSWRAGNIRELRNCLRAMTEQHVNKLLTPLAIPERIWDEIGDQRPSTQDRVGSPDPRSDGPSETRDQIVLPWSADSRYTYDYLCDLLLLDITRKVADRPGRLSLRGLAQTIGMSRSTLSTRLKALVHRNLISLRELSQLVGINEV
- a CDS encoding dihydroneopterin aldolase, with protein sequence MLTDKIQLSRIRVNVIVGILPPERLLPQPVDMSIDLSLDLEEAGHKGDLSKSIDYSELLKQVSFIMHAGRFELLETAALAIVHYLLTPTANGAKVERARVSLCKRNAPRVSPALPKVTITRAREQVKTTEEKLGEVTVQQIFASKSVVIQRFTGRSAAYPTAEIHPKFKSEDLDLGNGSLLRVRGTAG